From the Natronoarchaeum philippinense genome, the window ACGAAGACGCGTACGACGAACTCGTTGTGCCCGAACTAGCGGACTACGTGAGTCCGCTGTTCGAACGACTGTGTCAACGAGCGCTGCCGAATCTCGTCGACCGACGATTCCGTGAGGTAGGGCGGTGGTGGTTCAAGGAACACGAGCTGGACGTTCTCGGCCTTACAGGTGAAGGACTTGTCGCTGGAGAATGTAAGTTCACATCTCACCCCGTGAGCGAAGGTGTTCTCGCGGATCTCGAACGGACAGCATCGGAAGTCAGGTGGGCAGAAAAACCAGCAGACGGGGAACCGCTGTACGTTCTTTTCAGCCGCTCCGGATACACTGATGACCTCGAACGCGTCGCAGAAACGCGTGATGATGTCCTCCTCTTCGGGTTGTCCGATCTGATCGCCACCGATTACAGAATCTAAGAGCCACCTCCTTCGGGACCGGGAAAATGGTACCAATCGCAGTTTGCGATCTGGCCTTTTGGGGCACCGAATCGGCTGTGCTTCTGCTCCCTCTGACTGTCAACCACCTCCGCACACAACGACGCTTACAAACACCCACTTCGCCTACAACACCACATGTCCGACCTACTCGATACTGTCCGCGACGACAACGAGACCGCCCTTTCACGACTCGGCTCCTCGAAGGCGCTGTACGCGATCACCAGCGGCGAGATGGAAGAACAAGCCGTTCTCACCGCCGCGGCCGACCGCGCCCACGCCGCCAGCGAGACGGTCGCCGCGTGGGTGCCCGAAGCGGACGGCGACGACGAGCGCGACTGCTACGACGAGGCCGCCCAACTGACCGCAGACCACTACGAGCAGGTGCTCGACAAGCTCGGCGAGCACGACCCCGACGCGGTCCCGGCGCTACACGAACAGCTCCGCGACGCCGACGACGCCGCCGCGCGCCTCGGTGGCCTGCTCGGCCACACGCTCGTGGCGGGCAAGCTCGTCGAACAGCTCACCGGCTTTTTCGTCGGCGAAGCCGACCCGCAGACGGCGTCGCTGTTCCGCGGCTACGGCGGCGACCTCGACGACCTGCGCGAGGACGTGCTCGAACTGGTCGACGACCTCGCTGTCGACGACGATGCGGTCGCCGCCGCGGCGACAGACGCCGTGCAGGCGGCCTACGAGTCCTACACCGAGCAGCTCGAAGCGATGGGCGTCAACCCCAAGCCCGTCTGCTGAGCTTCTCGGGCGTCCCGACTCACGCGCTGTTTCTCCGGTCTGCTGTGCCGGCCGGTAGTATTGTATAGTTCTTGCAAAAGCATTAACCGTCCGCGTACCGGAGTGTGACTCCACGATGCCGACCACGAGCACCGAACAGCACCAGCTAGCCGCCTCTGCCGTGCGGCGAGCGATCGACCAGCGGCGTCAAGCGACGGTGACCGTCCAGTGAGCGGCGACACCGATCCGAACAACATCGATCCCATGGGAGTCGAGTCGGGAGCAGTCGACGGTAAGGCCGAAACACCGTCCGGAACCGCCGATGGCGGCGCGGCGTCCGCACACGACACCGACCCCAAGTCGCCAACCGATTTCGACCCCGCCGTCGGCCGAGGGCTGCTCGATGTCGACATGGGCCCGAGTTCGGCACTCGCACATCTCTACCGTGGCGAGGTCCACCGCATGAAGCTCTGGCGCGAGCGCCTCGACCGGACGACCAACTGGGCGGTCGTGCTGATGGCCGCGATCCTCACGTGGGCTTTCGGCAGCGCGAACAACCCCCACTACGTCCTCCTGATCGGGAACGCGGCGGTCGCGCTCTTCCTGACGATCGAAGCGCGACGGTATCGCGCCTACGAGACGTGGCGCTCGCGCGTGCGCATCCTCCAGCGGAACGTCTGGGCGCCCGGCCTCGATCCGTCCTCACCGATCAACGACGGCTGGCGCGAGCGCCTGGCCGCTGACTATCGCCGGCCGACGCTGAAGATTCCCGCCGAGGAGGCGATTTCCCACCGGCTTCGCCGGGTGTACCTGCCGCTCTTTGGCATCCTCTCGGGCGCGTGGCTGCTCCGGGTGCTGGCCTTTGGCGACGCCGCGTGGCCCGCCAGCGCCGACATCGGCCAGATTCCGGGCGAGGCCGTCACCGCGATCGTCGTGGTGTTTCTCGCGGCGACGACTGTTGTCGCCTGCCGGCCGCGCTCGTGGCACGCCCGCGGTGAGCTTCGGGAAGAGGATCTCCGCGACGAGTCGGCCACACACCACGCTGACGACTAACAGGTCGGTGCGACACTAGGACAAAAATCGGCCGGGTCGGTGTCTTAGACGCCGGGCAGATCTTCGCGGAACTCTCGGATCTTCTCGCGGGCCGTCTCGACGTGCTCGCTCACGTCCTCGTTCACGTCGTTGTCGTCCAGCACGTCCCGCAGGACGCCGTCCTCGCGGGCCAGTCGGCCGTGGTCGGGCTTGCGGTCTTTCGAGGCCAGCGTCGCCAGCGCGTCCGAGCGCTCGTGGAGGTGCTCGCGCAGTTCGTCGGTCGCTGCAGCTTCGCTGGCGTCTTTGAGTGCGTCGCTCGCGTCGGCGAGTTCGTCGTGTGTCATGGTTCGAAGTATCCACCGTATCGTATAGAACGTTTATCCATTCGTATCGATGGTTGAGGACGCGTGTTGAAACCCCCCTAGGAGCCGCGGCGACGAGTCGCTAGGTTGTTCAACTCGATCTGCACCGTCTACTATGCGTGATAGAAACGTGTACGTAGTTTTTGAATGAGAATCAGGAGACTCCACGAAACTGATTCAACTATCTGCCGCAAAAATAACGGTTTTACATACAGTTCATAATAAATAGGAATCTGCTGCCAGCTGCCGGCACATAACCGGATCTCCAGTAGGCGTACTAAATGATTCTTGGACTCGCGGTGGTCGGGTCTCCATGCCACTTGTTGGATGCAACAATCCACAGAGCACCTCAAATCGCAATATGAGGCAGCGACTACTTCCGGTAGCGAGATGGACGTACATCCTCATTGCAGAGTATCGCCTCGGTCACAAGCCTTATTATATGCCTAAAATAAATTTTTGAATAAAAAGGTAGGAAGGCATTATATCTATTTTCTGCTGATCAACGGTTTCACAGTTCGATAGATTCGGTCGTCTATCCTTCGGACTAAAATCTGCAGTGCTCATGATGCAAAATATAGTAAATTATCTTAAGTTTGGACACTCTAGTCAATCTAATTATGGTTTGTTCGTGCCATCATGAAACACCGCTAAACTGCTGTGATCGGAACCGAGAAAAACTATAGACGTGTTTATAACCAAAGCTACAGGGCCATCGCGTCGCGAGAATCACGTCAGAATGATGGACTCTCGATCCCCCAGTCGATCGATTTCCGTGAGACCGGCTCGGGATCTCGGTCCGTAGACGCTATCAGACCTCGATAACGGTGTTTTCCAGCCGTCCAATGCTCTCGATAGAGATCGATACCTCGTCCTCCGGTGACAGTGTGAACCCCTCCTCGGGAACGAGGGATGTGCCAGTCAGTAGGACCCCCAGCTCCGGGACCGCGTTGTGTGCGGTCCAGTAGTCGACGAGCGTTTCGCAGGTTCTGGCCATCTTCGCCGTCGAGGTCTCGTCTTCGTACAGCGTCTCCCCGTCGCGGTCGATGGTCATCGACATCGTCAGGTCGTGCGGATCGCCGATCGCTTCGGCAGAGACGACACAGGGCCCGAGCGAGCAACACCGGTCGTACACCTTCGCCTGTGGGAGGTACAGCGGATTCTCGCCCTCGATCGAGCGACTGCTCACGTCGTTACCGATCGTGTAGCCGACAATTTCGCCGTCGTACAGCACGATTCCGAGTTCCGGTTCCGGAACGTTCCACGAGGAGTCGCCGCGGACGCCGATCGCCTCGCCGGGGCCGACGGTCCGGCTCGGCGTCGCCTTGAAGAAGATCTCCGGGCGCTCGGCGCCGTAAACGTCCAAATACATTTCGGGCATCCCGCTCTCGGCCTCGCGCGCTTCCTCGCTGATCTCGTAGGTCACACCCGCGGCCCACACTTCCTCGGGGACGATCGGGAGCGCGGCGTCCTCCGGCGCGAAGTCGATAGCCGGAGCGTCCGCTGTCAGGTGGATGGCTAGCTCGTCGACGCCGGTCTCCGCGATGTCGGCGGCTGCGGCGAGGTCGCCGAAATCGTCCAGCCGGGGCTTGACTGCCGTGAGATCGTACGCGGCGTCGCCGTCGTCGGCAATCAGCCTGTCGTCGGACCCGTCGTCGAGCCGGTAGTATCGCATGGAATGAGAGAGAACCTTCGCTATCATAAATCTCCCGCCGGATCGCTCGTGAGGGTAAAACGTTAAAGGCGAATAGAACTGATTAGAGCGTGTGCCAACCGAGTACAGCAACTACGTCGGCGGAGAGTGGACTGACGCACGGAGCGGCGAAACGTTCGAGACGCGCGACCCGGCGAACCCGGACGAAGTGGTGGCGACCTACCCGCAGTCCGACGCGGCGGACACCGAGACGGCCATCGAGGCCGCCGTCGCCGCGAGCGCTGAGTGGGGGTCGACACCCGGACCCGAGCGCGGTCGGATCCTCTCGCGAACGAGCGCGCTCCTCGCGGAGCGCAAGGACGAGCTCACCGACCTCCTCGTCCGCGAAGAAGGAAAGACCCGCAGCGAGGCAGGCGGCGAGGTCCAGCGCGCCATCGACATCTTCGATTACTACGGCGCGAAGGCGAGCGACCTCGGCGGCACGGTC encodes:
- a CDS encoding rubrerythrin family protein, translating into MSDLLDTVRDDNETALSRLGSSKALYAITSGEMEEQAVLTAAADRAHAASETVAAWVPEADGDDERDCYDEAAQLTADHYEQVLDKLGEHDPDAVPALHEQLRDADDAAARLGGLLGHTLVAGKLVEQLTGFFVGEADPQTASLFRGYGGDLDDLREDVLELVDDLAVDDDAVAAAATDAVQAAYESYTEQLEAMGVNPKPVC
- a CDS encoding DUF2270 domain-containing protein, yielding MSGDTDPNNIDPMGVESGAVDGKAETPSGTADGGAASAHDTDPKSPTDFDPAVGRGLLDVDMGPSSALAHLYRGEVHRMKLWRERLDRTTNWAVVLMAAILTWAFGSANNPHYVLLIGNAAVALFLTIEARRYRAYETWRSRVRILQRNVWAPGLDPSSPINDGWRERLAADYRRPTLKIPAEEAISHRLRRVYLPLFGILSGAWLLRVLAFGDAAWPASADIGQIPGEAVTAIVVVFLAATTVVACRPRSWHARGELREEDLRDESATHHADD
- a CDS encoding DUF7553 family protein, with protein sequence MTHDELADASDALKDASEAAATDELREHLHERSDALATLASKDRKPDHGRLAREDGVLRDVLDDNDVNEDVSEHVETAREKIREFREDLPGV
- a CDS encoding fumarylacetoacetate hydrolase family protein, with translation MRYYRLDDGSDDRLIADDGDAAYDLTAVKPRLDDFGDLAAAADIAETGVDELAIHLTADAPAIDFAPEDAALPIVPEEVWAAGVTYEISEEAREAESGMPEMYLDVYGAERPEIFFKATPSRTVGPGEAIGVRGDSSWNVPEPELGIVLYDGEIVGYTIGNDVSSRSIEGENPLYLPQAKVYDRCCSLGPCVVSAEAIGDPHDLTMSMTIDRDGETLYEDETSTAKMARTCETLVDYWTAHNAVPELGVLLTGTSLVPEEGFTLSPEDEVSISIESIGRLENTVIEV